The Triplophysa rosa unplaced genomic scaffold, Trosa_1v2 scaffold495, whole genome shotgun sequence genome segment ctttaattgggTTCAAGACACAGAAGGGCTGTGTTTTGTAAATGGCATATTTGTGCACATGAGCAGTTTACATTGCGAACACTTTGCTAAAGCGCAACGCCTTCATGAAGAGCTTTCAGTTTAGCAGCGTTCTAATATTAAATACCTAGCCCTCCATCTTCCCTTTGCTCCGGCTCTTGTTTTGATTCATCCGCTGGTTCCTCTGACCTTCATCTGAACTCCCTTTGAACATATGACAGAGCTTAAGCACTTCACAGCGATTGTCACTCAGACATTAAAGAGCAGAGCGTGTGACATCAGCTGCCTCAAGCGTACATCAAAGGCCCTTTGTCTCATCTGTGAGGAGTACGTCTGGAGGTCCTCATCGTTTGATGGGTGGGACCGTCATGTGTCACTCAGACATTGTTGCATCTCTGATATGAAGTGACCCACATGTCAGTCAGATATTCAGATGAAGATGCATACAAATACTTTCTCAAACTGTGTTgcatgaataaatgacgacagaatgtttgtttttgggtgaactacccctttaaatcCCGCCATTTATTATTGCTCGTCTTAGTGATGCAGCACCTTTCACTTTCATTGAGGGCGAGTGAATAACAGAATGtccattttttggtgaactatctcttttcACATCTCCTTTTGTGCATTGTATGCGCATCGACACTGTTTTGTCATCTTTTCATccattcttctttctttctgtgtgaAAGATGAGAGCAGTTTGAAGATGAACCACGTGGATCACATTCCTCAGACGCTGGCCAGCCACAGTCCCGTCCCGGCAGAGTCTCGCAGCCGCAGCCAACACGGCGCCGATATGCTGCAACCAGACCCCCGCGACACGTTCTTCAACAGTGAGCCACTGTCCATTCACAGTCTCTTTCTACTCTTTTCattctgtttctctctttctcactcatTCCATTGAAATGTATCTTTATCTTTGTTTTTCGTATTTGTACCTTTTGCAAAATTGTATAATATGCTTTTAGTAACGATTGCCTGTCTCTCTGACAGTTCCCATGATTGACCCCGCTCGTCTTGAGAACGTGTTGCCCGCCTGTCTGTACTCCCCGACATACGTGGTCAAAGACTTCCCCATCGCCCGCTATCAGGGACTTCAATTTGTGAGTTAAACAGAAATATGCACAtttatgtatacattttgtCAAATTGGATTTATGGTATCAGATTTCAAGCATCTGTTGCTTTAGAACTGCCATGCATTGAAATGTGTAATTACTGCCCCCTTTTGGTTCAACAATGTAATTACAGGCTTACATTAACAGTCATGTTAAATGGTGTTTGTAATGGCATCTCACTGCGCTACTTCTGTATGCATGAAGTGTTGGCGAAGCTACTTTGTTAGAGGAAACAACAGTTAAGCAGtataagcaaataataaaaggtagctaaatgcattgaagcaattTATATAGCACTAGCACTTTATAAAGACAGATTGCTCCAAACCAGCTTTACAGGAATAATcaggaaaataacaaaaagttttcaaataggaaaaaaactgcttttaattatatattttataatagatatatattataatgtgattttgtactgtatgaccacaacaaatgcaatgcaagtAACCGGATACTCATGAAACAATgaaccatccctgctgaaaaaaaaacaatagaaaccacaACAGAAATTTGAATGTGAAAGATGTGAGCagttctatctatctatctaaaaATCTCTAATTAAAATAACCATTAGTTTTtgccatccctgctgaaaaaaacagacagaaaccattacagaaattctaatgttTCCATTCAAATTCTAtcatgaaccattagctttttccattaaaaccattacaaaattcctctttgtagtgtgttttgacATTATTCCAATacgatttaacatcccaccaatagaatccatcacataccagtagataccattacagtttccattaaaaccattacaaccaTTACAACCATTACaatttctttaatggtttctattgtttttttttcagcagggattaaaaccattacaaaattcctttttgtggtgatttaacatcccaccatagaatccatcacataccagtagacaccattatactTGCCATTATACCCATGAATCAGAATTTGATTATTAATTAAATttgtcaaatatatatattataatatatatatatgtatNNNNNNNNNNNNNNNNNNNNNNNNNNNNNNNNNNNNNNNNNNNNNNNNNNNNNNNNNNNNNNNNNNNNNNNNNNNNNNNNNNNNNNNNNNNNNNNNNNNNNNNNNNNNNNNNNNNNNNNNNNNNNNNNNNNNNNNNNNNNNNNNNNNNNNNNNNNNNNNNNNNNNNNNNNNNNNNNNNNNNNNNNNNNNNNNNNNNNNNNNNNNNNNNNNNNNNNNNNNNNNNNNNNNNNNNNNNNNNNNNNNNNNNNNNNNNNNNNNNNNNNNNNNNNNNNNNNNNNNNNNNNNNNNNNNNNNNNNNNNNNNNNNNNNNNNNNNNNNNNNNNNNNNNNNNNNNNNNNNNNNNNNNNNNNNNNNNNNNNNNNNNNNNNNNNNNNNNNNNNNNNNNNNNNNNNNNNNNNNNNNNNNNNNNNNNNNNNNNNNNNNNNNNNNNNNNNNNNNNNNNNNNNNNNNNNNNNNNNNNNNNNNNNNNNNNNNNNNNNNNNNNNNNNNNNNNNNNNNNNNNNNNNNNNNNNNNNNNNNNNNNNNNNNNNNNNNNNNNNNNNNNNNNNNNNNNNNNNNNNNNNNNNNNNNNNNNNNNNNNNNNNNNNNNNNNNNNNNNNNNNNNNNNNNNNNNNNNNNNNNNNNNNNNNNNNNNNNNNNNNNNNNNNNNNNNNNNNNNNNNNNNNNNNNNNNNNNNNNNNNNNNNNNNNNNNNNNNNNNNNNNNNNNNNNNNNNNNNNNNNNNNNNNNNNNNNNNNNNNNNNNNNNNNNNNNNNNNNNNNNNNNNNNNNNNNNNNNNNNNNNNNNNNNNNNNNNNNNNNNNNNNNNNNNNNNNNNNNNNNNNNNNNNNNNNNNNNNNNNNNNNNNNNNNNNNNNNNNNNNNNNNNNNNNNNNNNNNNNNNNNNNNNNNNNNNNNNNNNNNNNNNNNNNNNNNNNNNNNNNNNNNNNNNNNNNNNNNNNNNNNNNNNNNNNNNNNNNNNNNNNNNNNNNNNNNNNNNNNNNNNNNNNNNNNNNNNNNNNNNNNNNNNNNNNNNNNNNNNNNNNNNNNNNNNNNNNNNNNNNNNNNNNNNNNNNNNNNNNNNNNNNNNNNNNNNNNNNNNNNNNNNNNNNNNNNNNNNNNNNNNNNNNNNNNNNNNNNNNNNNN includes the following:
- the LOC130550957 gene encoding N-acetyl-beta-glucosaminyl-glycoprotein 4-beta-N-acetylgalactosaminyltransferase 1-like, which codes for MNHVDHIPQTLASHSPVPAESRSRSQHGADMLQPDPRDTFFNIPMIDPARLENVLPACLYSPTYVVKDFPIARYQGLQFVS